CCTGGGGAGAAGGCGCTGTGGGCCACGCCACAGGTGTGTGGGGACCGCGAGGCTGTAGAGGGCAGGGGCGGCCCCCAGTGCCAGCCGATCCTGGCCCAGAAACCCAGGCCACAGACAGATGCGCAGCCGAGCTCCTCTCCTCAGGGTACAGGCCGACCCCTGCTTAgggacccccaccccaaccccccacggCGTCCAGCTGCCGGCCAAGACCTGGGGCCCGGCTCAGGACACATCTGTCAGCGGGCAGACATGCAGACCGTCGGGGCATGGATAGGACACGGGGGCCTCCAGCCCTGCAGGGTCCCGCCCCGCCGACTGGAGTAATGAGCCCACTgagcccggggcaggggcagcaACGGGGTGTGTGGCCTGGCCCTCTGGGCCCGGGAGCCACCTGCAGCCTCTGCAGGCCCCTGGCTCCCAAGGTCAAGGGCCCCCAGTACACACTCTCCTGCACTCCAACCCTGCAGGGCAGGTGCGCACACCCCACCTGGTCACAGCCTCCCTCCCGCCACCTGAGGCCCCCCCAGCCCAGCGAGCTCACGGTCCCCATTTCAGGATGGATCCTATGACAGTGGTTCCCAACCCAACACATAGGCCGGGCTGAGGCTTGCTCCAGTGGCATCTGGGGGCCTGTCTGCTTGAGCAGGGTGAGGAGTGGGCCCCACAGGGTGTCCCCAGGGGGTGCACTGGCCACACCCAGGCCCTGGAAAGTGAAGGGATGCTAGTCATGACTGCGCCCAGGCAATGGGGACCCGCCAGGTCCCCCCACCCAGTAGACCCAGAGCCCCGGGGCCAGGCACGCACCTCCAGCGGCAGGGAACGCGGCAGGCAGCCCCACCTGACAGCTCCGGCCACACAGCCGTGCCTGGCacggggctctggctcccagcgGGGGCCCACCTGGCAGCCACCCAGGGAGGGCACTGGCCTCTGGGCAGCCTCCTGACACGGCCCAACAGCCCAGGGCCAGCCCCCCTTCAGCCCCCCCCATTATCTCCGACACACTCAGGCCCCTTGGCCCCTGGTACTACATGGGTCTCCACGGGGTGGGCAGCCTGGTGACCCTGGTGGGAACAGCACGGCTGCTCCATGGCCAGACTCCAACATGGTATCCTTGGTGGGTTCCCCTGGCCTGTCCGAGGCTGCTCCAGGCCACTAGACCCAGTGAGCTCAGGTCCCAGGGGCACAGGCCATCCGGAGCCCccccagattctctctctcctgggctTCCTGCTGTAGACTGGGGCACTTAGTCCTGGAGTCACCCCGCAGACAGGTGAGGAGGCGTCTCTTATGGAGACAGGCTAGggaagagccagagagaggccaGCGGGTGACAGGCAGCGAGGCCACCCTCTCAGGCCACCGCGACCCCACCTGCTGGGTGTCGTGTCCTGTGTGCCCTGCtacagccccccagcccccatctGTGCGTAAGCCCCCATTCCCAGCCTCAGCCATAGAACGCCAACGTGCCCTCCCAGGCCCACTTCCAAGCTCACCACCTCCATGAAGCCCTCTCTGTTTCCCACAAGCCTCTCCTGCAACCCCAACCTTCTGCTCAGCGGCTTGAGGGATAGCTGTCAGGCTACACTAATTCTGTCACCTCTGTCCCACCAGCCAGGCAGCCCCCAGACCCTGAAAACCTTCAAAAAGTCCAGTCAGTGACCCCACCCCACAACTCTGGGCCCAGGTGGCACTGGGAGAGCCACCTTTTGGCACCCGGCACAGGAGACTCGTGGGCTCCAGCTGGCTCCCGGCTCCAGGCTGGCTCCCATGGAACGGTGCTGCCCTGCTCCTCCCACGAGCATTTAGCTGGGGCACTAACTtgggctccctctcctcctgcctccctgggcctctggggcTGAAGGGCGGGGTGCAGCACAGCCCGAGGCCTGGACGGAGCCAGCATGGGGCTTCCGCAGATGCTCCTCGGCTGCAAAAACCGCTGCCTGCCCTCGCCTTGCTGACATTCCTGCGCCGGCCAGTGTGGGGCCCACGATGCAGCCTGTCCTGACCTCCGGAGGCCCCCAGTCTAGACGGATGTCCACATGCGTAGAGGCCCGGGGGCTGGAGGCCCGGGGGCTGGGTCTCCACTCCGAGCAGGAGGCTGGAGAacgtgggctgggctgggggggcagCCCGCCCCTCTTGGTCCCACCTGCCCGCCTGGACGGGCCCTCACCCCCGCAGCCCCCTTCCCGGGTTTCCCCGGGACCCAGAGGCCAGAGACGCTCATCGTGCTCCACCTGCCAGGCCAGGCTCCCTGGAAATTACCGGGGTGGGAAAGAGCATTGCTCTGGGTGCCGGGGGCTGGATTCCCCGCGGGTAGGGGGCACAGAAGTGCACACTGCCCCGTACGGGTGCCCGCAGAAGAGCGGCGTCTCCCCCCTGTCCATGACATGTGCCTCAGCGCCAAAATACAGAACAGGTTCTCTGAGGCAAGTTTACTGAGAAAAGGTCAATTTTAAATGAATCTGTGCCCAAAGTGCTGTGCAGCCCGCAACGGCAGGGGGGACACAGCGTCCCGGGGCTGCAGCCGGGCCTGCGCCATGGTGCAGAGCGGCTcagggccccgccccctgccctgtgTGGCAGGGACACCCCGCTGCCCTCCGTGTGGGCCAGGAGGCTGCGCAGCCCCCGCGGGCAGGTGCGCCCACCTTCCTGCTCCGTTCACTTGCTGCTTTCACATGGTTTCGTCTAACTGAGCACTTACGCTTCCTTCCGGGATGGATTTGTTCACTGCTTTTGGGTTATCTCCTGAGTGCTTGCTCTCAGGCGGACGGGAATGCCCCTGGGACGCAtgcctgctcccctcctgccGGAGCCCCCTTCGAGCAGCTGACACTCAGCACCTGTGAACGTGGCAAAGCCGACACGATCATACCATGGAACGTTATGTAAGCTCTGAAGGAGCCGCAGGGCaccggggggctcagtcggtaaagcgtccaactcttggttttggctcgggtcgcGATCGGGGTCCTGGGcacgagccccacatcaggctctgtgctcagcggggagtctgctccagattctctctctccctctgcccctcccgctcgtgctcactctcaaataaataattctttaaaaaaaaaaaaaaaaaaaagctgcaaccAGAAGAAAGGGTAGCAGGGGGTCGGTGCCCTAACCCAGGGGTGTCCAGGGGTCAAGCGCATGCCGTCTCCTCTCAGGACAGAACTACCTTCGCCGCGGCTCCTTGTTCTGGGTGGACTTGATCTGCCGTCTGGGTCACTTGCTCCGAGGGCAAAGGTGGGCCTTGCAGCCGCAGGTGTTTCTGTGTACCCAGAAATCGTTCACTCGCTTTATCTTGGGTGGACGTGGGCTCAGGGCCATGGTCTCCTCTGAGCACGCAGACCATGCCAGCCCTGCCCACGCCCTGCCACCAGCCTTGCTGGGCGCGCTCGGGCCTGGGGCAGCTTTCCCCACGTTCCCGCCTCTCCAACCCACTGTTCGTCCCACCGGACCTCAGCGAGACTGCTGATTTGTAGATGAACATTTCCCAATAAATCTGGGGGCTTGGGGGACACTGTTTTTTCTATTCCTGCCTACTGCCCTCTCCTCCAGGGCTCTGACGGCCTGCACCTGGGCGCCCCTGCGCCGTGTGGtcacctgggtctccaggtcagACAAGGTCGCTGGTTCTTCCTGCTGCTGAGCCCTTCTCGGGAACTCACTTCGGACCTTGTACCGTTCGGCCCCAGAACCCCACTCGGTTCTTCTGGAGGGTGGTAATTCCTATCTTCCCGTGGATGCTGTGGTCTGTGCCTTCCTACCCTCTGACCGTGCGCACAATGGCCAAGTTCAAGTCTCTACACAGCCGGTTCTGTAACAGACTACCTTTCTCCTGGGGTCTGGGCCattcttccttgttcttttcaTGTTCAGGTGGGAAACGTCCTGTTAGGGCGCACGCTGCAGCAGTCTTGGATCCTGGTACTCTGCGGGGTCGCGTCACTGCTAGCCTGCAGCTTACCTTGTTTGCTGGTgctgcacggggtgggggggctgcttgTGCCTCGCccgcgccccctgcagcccccctgcagcccagggctcgCCCACAGTCACCCTGGGAGGACAGTGGCTCCGGCAAAGCTGCTGGCCTGCTCCCTCCCACACCAGCTCTTGGGCTCCGCTCCTTGGTTGCTGAGTGCTATGTTTTCAGCAGTCACACCCTCGGCGTAAATGGTTCGGAGCCTAATCCAACAACTTTGGCTTCGAAAGAACAGCTCCTAAGATCCGCGTTGGAGATTTTTCCTGACCCACAGCCGGCCTACGGCTCAGCCTGTGTCACTGATGAACCCACCGCTCCTCCCACATGCTTTCTCTACAAGCTCCCCCTTTCACGAGCACCACTGAACCTCACGCTCTGCTGCAAGTGGTCAGTCCTCTTGTGGAGGGAGGGGGACTGCGCCCCAGCCGCCTCTCCCCTGAAAGAACCTCTGAGCTGCAGCCCTGGCACCAGGCGCAGACACAGGGCTGCTCCTCTCTGAcagctccgggggtggggggccgccCTCCTAGCCCTCCAGGGCTTGCCCCCGTGTGGAGCCCCCACTCCAGGACTCGAGGCCACCCTGCATcgcctgcctcctccctctacAAGCTGTGTCCTGGCAGAGGGGGGCTGAGGCCAGAACGTGGCTGCAGGCGAGGCCATggtgcagggagggagccaggagacCCCGCCCGGCCCTCCCAGGCTGCTCCCTTGGCTTTCTGCAGCCACACTGCCCAGACGTCCTCGTGGCTGCTGGTACCTGTGTGACAGGGACCTGGCCCCAATCACAGGAACATAAGTCACCTGTGCCAGCTGAGGGGATGCTCAGGGGAAGCGGCGTGCTTTCTGCTTCTCCAGGCAGGAAGATGGCAGGGTGTCTATTGGAACTGTCCTGACACGGGAAGTGGGAGCCCCAGGTGACAGGTGGCACAGGAGCCCGGCACCCCGGATCAGCCTCCTGGACTTGCCGGCTACACCTGGGGCAGGTGGGAATCTggcttctctctcctgccctcatGGACCTACTAACACCCAAGCCACCTCAGCCCCTCACCTGTGTCCCAGCCTCCTCAGCAGTGTCCTGCCCTTGTCGGTAAACCCGTGCTCCCTGGAGGCAGGACAGGGCCTTGATGACCACCCCCTGGCCTCAGGCTGAGCACAATGCccggcacacagcaggcactagATACCTGCCACACTCTAGGCTACACGATGGATGAAACGTGACAATGTTCACACGCCAAGAAAGCCCAGGAGCTGGCACCTGTGACGGCGCCTCCCCGAGCAGCTCAGGCTGGGCCTCGGGGCAGATCGCTGGACCCTGTCTGCCACACACTCTGCTTCCTGCGCACACGGGCTCCCAGGAAAGCACGCGGTCTGCCTCGTGGCCATCCCAACCCTGAGCTGCCTCCGACAGATCTCCTTCTGGCCCAGGTAAGACGAGCCAGAGGGTGCGAGCACGTCCCAACAGGATAGAGAGGCCCCCAGATGCCCGCTGACCCCACCGCCGGGGCTCTGGGCCTAgtacttgggggggggggaagcagcgCCCAGGCTTCCTGAGGTGCTTCAACAGTGACCGGAGAGGGAGGGACGGGACTGGTCCCTCCCAGCTCCCGTCTCACCCCCAGAAAGGCCTCGGAAAAAGGATCCTGAGGCCAAAGCACTGACCATCCGTGCCTGAGAGTGCTGAACGAGGCAGCTGGGAAAGGTCCTGGGAGGACAGGTGGGTGCAGAGGTCTCTGGCAGGAGCACGGGGCACCAGGACGGGGGCGGAGGCGCTCACCAGCCGCTGGGCCACACGGCTCTGCAGACGGCCCTCCACGTGGCCCCGCAGCCGACTGCAGCCCGGGGCACCTGGCTCCGCCCGAGGCCCACGTGCGGGGAGGCACGCTGTCcgtcagagagggaggcaagcgAGGCCAGGCCCGCTGGGCCCCAGAACCTCCCGAGGAGCCTGAGGCTTCGACCTGGCTCCGTGGATGCTTCTGGAAGGAGCGCCCTGAGCACAGACACCCCTCAGGCTGTCTGGTGACAAGCAGTTACTGACCGGCCATGAGACGGCCGGGCAGGTGCTGAGGCAGGATGAGAATCCACAGCTTGGGGTCTACAGTCTGGACAAAGCCTCCCCAGGGGACCCGGGAGCCCAACTGTCCTGCCCCTGCTCGGCTCCAACCACCCCGCAGAGCCTTGCTGTTCAAGAGCCATACAGGCTGTGGGGAGACAGCTTCTCAGCGTCTGTCCACCTGCCCGTGCTGCCACTGCCGCCACCACCACGAGGTGAGGGCAGACGCCCCCGTGACTCTTGACACCTCACTTCCCGTGGCACCACAAGCAGCCGCAATTCAACAGCACGGGCCACACGAGTCCACTGTAGCAGCCAAGCACACAGGGGCAGATGTCACCCCGGCACAGGAAGGAAGCCGAGGGACAGTGGCTTAGCCCCAAGGCCGTGTGCCCCCAAGACTCCACAATGAAAACAGCCCTGCTAGGTTCCCAATCCTCACGTGCATTTAAAGCaggaagcagggatccctgggtggcgcagcggtttggcgcctgcctttggcccagggcgcgatcctggagacccaggatcgaatcccacatcaggctcccggtgcatggagcctgcttctccctctgcctgtgtctctgcctctctctctctctctctgtgactatcataaataaataaaaattaaaaaaaaaaattaaaaaaaaaaaaaaaaaaaaaaaaataaagcaggaagcACCATGTCCAGGGCGGCACCACGGCAGCAACGGCCGTCCCCCCAGGATTTGCGGAGACGTAATGCACGAACCAGACACTGCGTCCCCTCAGCCGCCAGGGGAGGCCCCAACAGGTGGAGGAGCCAGCAGGGTGGCCAGGCTGGAACCCGAAGGCAGAGCAATGAAACACAGTCACGGCCCAGAGGTGCGCAGGGAGGGTGCGCGCCTCCGCCTACGGTCCCTGCCAGCCTCAGCGTGGGTGGCGGGGAGCCTGCCGGCAGCCATGGGACAGACGCTCACGTCTTCCCACAGGCAAGCCAGGCACCCTGCTCTTCCTCGCATGGAGTACTGAGGGGCGAGCAGCCGAACACAGAAGCCCGACACTGCTAGAGATCTGACCGGCTCCCTTACTGCTGGGTCGCACGTACACACCTAAGACTAACTTCTGGACGCCTCAGCAAAACTCAGGAACAAACAGGTGGTAAGTGCAAACTCCCGGGGCACACGGGTGTCAGACTATGCCGCAGACCTGGAACCAAGCCCACACACGCCCAGGGGGCCACCAGCCTGTCCTCGGGGCAACCTGCAGGCCCGGGCAGTCTGCTTGCGTTAGGGGGCGCGGCCCCGCCCTGCCAACCCCGCGTGCAGCCCCCACGTCCTGCGGGGCCCAGCCCCAGGGGTGAGACACCCTGGTAACGTGGAGGAACTCTCAGGAGCCTGATGAGGCTGAGCGAGTCCACGGCAGTCACCAGCAGGGTGACAACGCACCACCCATAAAGCCACAAGCAGGGACGGCCGCCACACGGCAACCGAGCCCCGAGGGAGGAACGCCAGCCCGTCATCTGGCTGTAGGCACTGCCGTCAGGTGGCTCAAGGGCAGGCTTTCCTCCCTCAGACAGACACCTCCACCCACGCGCGCAGCTCGGCCGGAGAACACAGGGCCAGAATCTACTGGCATGGTCCTGGGTTCTGGCCACGGGACGCTCCGGTCAGCTTCGGGTGTGGGGGGCCCTTCCAGAACGGTGGCTCACGTTCCCGTGCCAGGACGGAAAGCACAGTAAGCCCGCGATGACAGACACACGGGGATGGGCCATCCTGAGCGGCCGAGACCCCACACCGGGTACCCCGACCTCCTGGGCCAGCTCCGGGCCACCCGCGTGGGCTGTGCGGACGTCAGTGCTCGCCGGCCGTGGAcgagcagggcagaggggaggcctCCGGGGGGGTCTCGAGTTTGACCACGGCCCTGAGGGCCACGCGCCGCCGCTTCACCTGCCGCTGCCTGACAAACACTGAGCGCAGTGTGCGCAGCTGCCCCACCTCCTGTGCCGTGAAGCAGGGCTGCCCTTCGGCGAAGCGGACCACGGCGTCAAAGGACGCCGCCGCCTGCTCCCAGGCGGCCTCATCACCGTCCTTCTCGGCCAGCTCCAGGCTCCCCACAGCCGGGGCTGGGTCCTCCCCGGCCGCACAGCCTGGCCCGCTCTGCTCAGTGGCTGTGCCGCGGTGAAGCCGGCTGCTGGGGCAACCGGGGGCCTCCCTGCCCAGCTCCAGGATGTGCGCGAAAGTCTGATTGTGAGGCTTCACCTGGAGGCCATCTGGCTCCTCGTCAGAAGACGAGCCTTCGGCAAATGTGACCGCGGGCCACAGCTTCTTCCAGGCGCGGCTGAAGATGTGGCCTGGCACAGCACTCCAGGCGCAGGCCACGTTGAAGACGGCATCGTTGGTGCTGTAGCGGGGGTGGCAGCCCTGCAGCAAGCCGGGGGGGTTGAGGAAGTGCCTCATGAAATCCCTCCGAATGCCCTGGTCCATGGGCTGAATCAAGGAGGTGACACTGGCAGGCAGAAAGATGGTGAAGATGTTCCCGGAGACCAACTCGGCCTCCCGTGGCCGGGCGCGGGCGTGGTCCAGCAGCAGGATGGCTTTGCCGTCCTCGGGCAGACCTGCCGCTCTGAAGTGCTCCTTCACGGACGGGACGAAGATATGATGGAACCAGTCAGAAAAAATCTCCTTGTCCACCCACGCGTTACCCTGGGCCTTGTACGCCACAGGCAGGTGCTGGATGCCCCCGAAAGCCCGGGGGGCGCCGCATTTCCCAATCACCAGGGGTTTGATTTTGTGGGAGCCGGTGGCATTGGCGCACATCAGGACGGTCAGCCTGTCCTTGTTCTGCCGGACGCCGGGCGCCGGGCCGCCCTCCAGGCCGGGATTTGGCAAGCACCGCCAGAAAAGGCCGGTCTCATCAGCGTTGTAAACCTGCTCAGGGGACAGGCCGTGCTCCGCGGTCAGGCTCCGGAAAAACCCACAGAACTGCTCGGCCGCTCGGTGGTCGGCCCCCTGTCTTTCCCCGGACGCGTCCAGCTTCTTAATGCCATGTCTGGCCTTAAACCGCCACAGCCACCCGCCAGAGAACACGCAGGGCTCTGTCAGCTGCATCTGCTCATAGAAGTCCTTGGCCTTTTCGATGAGCATGGGGCCGGAGACGGGCACGCCCTCAGCGCGCTTGCCCAGGAACCACTCGTACAGCACGCGGTCCAGGTGCTCGAGCTTGGGCGTGTGCAGGGTGCGCCGCTGCTCCAGGGCCTTGTTGGAATCCGAGTTGGCAAAGAAACGGAGCAGCTGCGCCTTGTGCGCCTTGATGTCGTACAGGGTGGACATGCCCACGTTGTACTCCTGCATCAGCACCTTCCTGCTCTCCCCCTTCTCCAGCCGCGTGCAGATGTCAATCTTCTCCTTCAGGGTCAGCACCACCCTCTTGCGCTTCTCCCCCGGGCTCCTCCCGGCCACCTGCTTGGAGGCCATTGGGGGTGGCTTGTCCCCAGCGGCTGGGGggacacacacggggggggggggtcctggcaGACTCCTtgccccctctcctctgctccctcacCTGCCTGTCCCGTCTCACCGAGCCTGGGTCACCATGGGCACAGCCTCTCCAGCCTCTCCTTCGTTCCCCCCTCCAGTGTCAGCCGCCCCTCGCCCCGGCTGTTGCTGGTCTTCCGGGCTCCCCGTCCTCTCTGCGGGAGGGGACACTGGCACACGGGGGGGTTCCTGGGGGACCTGTCCACCTGCTGGAACCTCTGGCCTTCTCTGAGGCGGACGGTGGCAGCTCCTTCCTTCAAACGTGGACCATCGAGTACCGGGGTCCTGGGGACTGGTTTCTGGTTGAACAAGGTTGTGCGGTCTGTGCTGGGGACGCCTTTCTGGGCTCACAGTGCTGTCTCGCCCAACGTGCTTTAGGAACTGGAAAGCACAACAGAGGAAGAAAGGACGTCACGGACCGTGTACCTGGGCCACCTGCACGCAAGTGCTCGCTACCTCGGGCACGCGGGGAAGCTGCAGCAGAGCGTCGCAGGGGTGACCAACACGGGAGCCGGCCGAGGGGCGTGATGTCTGGGAGGCCGCCCAGCTGCGCAGCGACCTCCCGGTCAGCACGGCTCCTTCCAGCTGGACGCCTCCCTGTGCTGCTGAGCAGACGCGCGGGGCAGAGTTGAGACATCCTGGCTGGATCCTTCAAGAGCCGCCCCTGCTGCGCCTCGCCGGCTAAGACGCCACCATCCTCCAGCCCGTGAGGAGTAGAGGGCTGTTGCCCTGACAGTGACCGCCCCGCTGGCCTACTCAGCGCAGTTTGCTGGCAAGGTCGTCTGCCGCACAGCCTGCGTGTCCCCTCACTTCCTTCATGACCTGACCCCCCACCTGTCATTCCGCTCCCACCCGGGAGGGATGGTCGGTCACCAGGGCGCCCACTACAGCCAGCTCGCTGCCAGCCATCATGTCCCGCAGCGAAGGGCGTGCAGGACTCATGGGTGGGCTTCCAGCAACTCCCCACCCCGCCTGCCACCCAGACCCTTACAGTGGCTGTGTCCTACCTGTGGGGATGCTGAGGCCCCGGGACCACTCGTGCAGCCCCTTGAGACCACAactcaagaaaaatgaagtttattcAAATGTAGGGACAGCACCAAAGATGGACCGTAGGCCCGTCTCCAGCCAGGCCAGCTCTGGGCACGTCCTCCCCGAGTCAGCCTCCTGGCCATGTGAGCGCGCTGCTCCTTCAGGGATCCTAGCTGCATCCTACTTACTGGGCACGAGTAACTGCGGAGAAGGAAAGGCCTCGACTGCCTTGCGATGCCTCAGCAGCACAGGAAGAGGACCAGGGACTAActcagagcacagcagggggggcgggggagggggagggaggaactggggctgcaggctccctgtggatgCCTCCCCGTCCTGCCCTGGGGGGTGTGCAGGGGACGGGTCCAGCTCTCCAGACATACTTTTTAAGCTGAAACCCACATATTCTGATGTTCTGAAACAACTTCTTAAACCAAAAGCTAACTAACCTCGCAGAGCAAGAGAATGAAGGAGGTGTCCGTGTGTGGATTCAAAGCCAGCACTGAAGTCGGGCCACAGAACACAGGGCAtagagggggcaggagggcaagGAGGGCGCACCCCCTCACAGCTGCACCCCTGCACAGCTCCCTTGTCCTTCCAGGGAAGAGGGGACCTTAGACCCGGCCTGAGGAGTTAAGGAGAAGGAAGTGGagcggtgggggcagggggggccaTCTGGAGAAAAACTAAAGAGAAGAGGTACTCTGGATACCACCGAGGAAGATGGGAAGGCTccagggggcaggagggctgAGGAGGGAGTGCTGGGGGCACCTGCTGGGGacatggggcaggagggggtcCTGGAGGgctgtcgggggggggggggtgtcttggGGAGCTGTCTGGGGGGGTCCTGGAGGGCTGTGGGAGGGTCCAGGGGGGCTGCCCGGGGCGGAGGTCCTGGAGGGCTGTGGGGGGGTCCTGGGGGGCTGCCCGGGGCGGAGGTCCTGGAGGGCTGTGGGGGGGTCCTGGGGggctgcccggggtgggggtcctggggggctgtgggggcgtcctggagggctgcctggggtgggggtcctGGGGGGTTGTGGGGGGGTCCTGGGGGGCTGTCGGGGGGGGGTCCTGGAGGGCTGTGGGAGGGTCCAGGGGGGCTGCCCGGGGGGGTCCTGGAGGGCTGTGGGGGGGTCCTGGGGGGCTGCCCGGGGGGTCCTGGAGGGCTGTGGGAGGGTCCTGGAGGGCTGCCCGGGGCGGGGGTCCTGGAGGGCTGTGGGGGGGTCCTGGGGGGCTGTCGGGGGGGGGTCCTGGAGGGCTGTGGGAGGGTCCAGGGGGGCTGCCCGGGGCGGGGGTCCTGGGGGGCTGCCCGGGGCGGGGGTCCTGGGGGGCTGTCGGGGGGGTCCTGGAGGGCTGCCCGGGGCGGGGGTCctggggggctgccctgggggtccCGGCGGGCAGCGCAGGCCGCGGCGTGGCGGGAACCGGGCCCGTGCTCCGGCAGCGTTTCCTCCGCGGGGCCGCCCGGGGCAACGGGACACACCGGGAAGGGAACAAGGGAGACGGTGCGCACCCCGTGGCCCACCCTCCGCGCCGCGGGGCCGGGACAGAGGAGCCCGCCCGGgagcccgccgcccccgccgcccccgccgcggcccccctCACCTGCCGacccaccgccgccgccgccgccgccgccgccggaagTGCCCCGCtgtccccgcccccggcccgcgcccgccTCCCCGGCCGCTTCCGGGACGCTCTAGGCGGCGGGAGGACTGGGCCGGCCTCTCGGTGTCCGCGcgggccgcgccccgccccctgcacctGCCGCTCGGGCGCCCCTGCCGGAGCCGCGTCCGCTGTGCGCTGCGGGACCCGGGGCTCCTGCCCACCCGGCGGgcaggggcgcggcggggcgggcccTTCCCTCCGTGAAATGCGGCGGCCGGCGCGGCTTTCGTGCCCCGGGGCCGCGTCCTCAGCTGGCGCCGCATCCACGCGTGATGGTGACGTGTGCGACTTCAGAGCTCGCgccacctgccctgggcctgaCGCCGTCGTGAGCGGAGCCCgctgggggccctgggatgggGCGAATGCGGCTTGCGTGGCGGGGACAGATGAGCCCTTGGAGCCCAGCGAGCCCCGGGAGGCCGACCCGTGTCCCCCACACACCCCCGCCCCAGAACCTAGGGGTCCGTGACCTCAGGTGGCAGCAGGGGCTTTGCAGATAGGGTTAACTTAAGagtcttgagatggggagatgatCCAGAttatggggtgggggcaggcagtgTAACCACGGGGTCTCgtggaggcggggtggggggacagtCGGGGAGCATCTGTCGGCGGGAGCAGAGGACAAGAGGAAATGTCACGAGACACACAGGTCGGAGTGTGTGCTTTGCAGGTGAGGAGGGGCTGCAGGCCGAGGAGCCTCCAGGAGGAGCAGGGCCCTGCCCCCGGGTGCGGTACTTCAGCCAGCGGAAGGCCTAGTGTTTGTCACACAGCCACGGGGCCTGAGAGACTTCCATAGCCCCCCCATTCACTTT
The nucleotide sequence above comes from Canis lupus baileyi chromosome 14, mCanLup2.hap1, whole genome shotgun sequence. Encoded proteins:
- the JRK gene encoding jerky protein homolog — encoded protein: MASKQVAGRSPGEKRKRVVLTLKEKIDICTRLEKGESRKVLMQEYNVGMSTLYDIKAHKAQLLRFFANSDSNKALEQRRTLHTPKLEHLDRVLYEWFLGKRAEGVPVSGPMLIEKAKDFYEQMQLTEPCVFSGGWLWRFKARHGIKKLDASGERQGADHRAAEQFCGFFRSLTAEHGLSPEQVYNADETGLFWRCLPNPGLEGGPAPGVRQNKDRLTVLMCANATGSHKIKPLVIGKCGAPRAFGGIQHLPVAYKAQGNAWVDKEIFSDWFHHIFVPSVKEHFRAAGLPEDGKAILLLDHARARPREAELVSGNIFTIFLPASVTSLIQPMDQGIRRDFMRHFLNPPGLLQGCHPRYSTNDAVFNVACAWSAVPGHIFSRAWKKLWPAVTFAEGSSSDEEPDGLQVKPHNQTFAHILELGREAPGCPSSRLHRGTATEQSGPGCAAGEDPAPAVGSLELAEKDGDEAAWEQAAASFDAVVRFAEGQPCFTAQEVGQLRTLRSVFVRQRQVKRRRVALRAVVKLETPPEASPLPCSSTAGEH